The Metabacillus litoralis genome contains a region encoding:
- a CDS encoding AEC family transporter yields MNVFLTILLNVILPVFLLIAIGAFLHRKFTFDMGTLSKLNSYLLMPAVGFANVYQSKMGGNTLLLIISILIVQSMFLMIVSSLLSKMFKLENGLSSAFKNSVVLSNSGNFGLPVSQLVFQNNPLGLSIQIVVMIFQNLLTYTYGLFNTVSVNKKGMQALKIFLRNPVCYAFLLGMFFQITSLRLPGYIWVPIENISNAFLAIALITLGAQSAFIKITRLSKPLILSLLGRLIVSPTIAFIVIFLFNIEGTIAQALFIASSFPTSRNSSLFALEYNNYPEYAAQAVLLSTLCSMFTVTIVVYLSEILF; encoded by the coding sequence ATGAATGTGTTTTTAACTATTTTATTAAATGTGATCTTACCCGTTTTTTTACTTATTGCAATTGGTGCATTTCTTCATCGAAAATTTACATTTGATATGGGAACTTTATCAAAATTAAATTCATATCTACTTATGCCAGCAGTAGGTTTTGCTAATGTTTATCAAAGTAAAATGGGAGGAAATACACTCCTTTTAATTATTAGTATTTTAATAGTACAAAGTATGTTTCTAATGATCGTAAGTTCACTACTTTCAAAAATGTTTAAATTAGAAAACGGGTTATCCTCAGCGTTTAAGAATAGTGTTGTATTAAGTAACTCTGGCAATTTTGGATTACCTGTAAGTCAACTTGTTTTTCAAAATAATCCTTTAGGCTTATCAATACAAATTGTTGTCATGATCTTTCAAAACCTACTTACCTACACCTATGGGTTATTTAATACAGTATCTGTTAATAAAAAAGGAATGCAGGCATTAAAAATTTTTTTAAGAAACCCGGTATGTTATGCCTTTTTATTGGGAATGTTCTTTCAAATTACTTCTTTAAGACTACCTGGGTATATTTGGGTTCCGATTGAAAATATATCCAATGCCTTTTTGGCGATAGCACTTATAACACTTGGGGCACAGAGTGCTTTTATAAAAATAACCCGTTTGTCCAAACCATTGATCCTAAGTCTTTTAGGTAGATTAATAGTATCTCCTACAATTGCATTCATTGTTATTTTCCTTTTTAACATAGAAGGAACAATAGCACAGGCATTGTTTATTGCAAGTTCGTTTCCAACCTCTAGAAATAGTTCCCTTTTTGCATTGGAATATAATAATTATCCCGAATATGCTGCCCAAGCTGTATTGTTGTCGACCTTATGCAGCATGTTCACAGTGACGATCGTTGTGTATTTGTCGGAGATTTTGTTTTAG
- a CDS encoding APC family permease: MAKLKKKLGFWQAYATATGLVVSGSTMVTLAYSMGLVGPAFIISALIAMIISIIIALSYAELASIIPGSGMVGDYTSVAMGKFMSIIAVLGGYFVLSVMVGAAETMTAGFAAQSLFPNINVTVVSLLLLTIFLVINVLGVEIFGSIQVVLTLGLMITLSVMGLFGLFDVFTATAQLPVDFTLNGWGTVFQSIALGIWLFIGIEFVAPMVEEVKNPSKNIPRAMIFGLLSIFVADMLFGLAIIRYIDPSILVGSSIPQIDGAGAMLGEKGATWMMIVTLFAAASSINSMFAAVPRMFYGMARDGLLPKQFSYLHPRFRTPMVSIIAVFLLFALPLFLLKMTPEMFNILILSACITWIISYMIAQLDVIILRKRYANIERPFKSPFYPYTQIIGILACVYLIITIHPETAVKMQIYGLAGSFFIGICIYAFLWLKFKNQPLFQPVALSEKRIMMDLEEDKEDYIPARKAE, translated from the coding sequence ATGGCAAAATTAAAGAAAAAGTTAGGGTTTTGGCAGGCATATGCAACGGCTACTGGGTTAGTAGTATCTGGATCAACAATGGTGACACTTGCTTACAGTATGGGACTAGTAGGTCCAGCATTTATTATTTCAGCATTAATTGCAATGATTATAAGTATTATTATTGCTTTGTCATATGCGGAGCTTGCCTCGATTATCCCTGGCTCTGGCATGGTAGGTGACTATACATCTGTTGCGATGGGGAAATTTATGTCTATTATTGCAGTGCTTGGTGGATATTTCGTATTGTCTGTTATGGTTGGAGCAGCAGAAACTATGACAGCAGGGTTTGCAGCGCAATCTCTCTTTCCGAATATAAATGTAACAGTTGTTTCGCTCCTATTATTAACCATATTTTTGGTGATAAATGTATTAGGAGTTGAGATTTTTGGCTCAATTCAAGTTGTTTTGACATTAGGACTAATGATCACTCTATCGGTTATGGGCTTATTTGGACTATTTGATGTCTTTACAGCAACCGCTCAACTACCAGTAGATTTTACATTGAATGGCTGGGGAACTGTATTTCAATCAATTGCTTTAGGAATTTGGCTGTTTATCGGGATTGAATTTGTTGCACCAATGGTTGAAGAAGTGAAAAATCCTAGTAAAAATATACCAAGAGCAATGATATTTGGCTTGCTTTCTATTTTCGTGGCCGATATGTTATTCGGACTAGCGATTATCCGCTATATTGATCCAAGCATTTTAGTAGGTTCAAGTATCCCGCAAATTGATGGAGCAGGAGCGATGCTAGGTGAAAAAGGTGCAACATGGATGATGATTGTCACTTTATTTGCGGCTGCTAGTTCAATTAATTCCATGTTTGCTGCAGTGCCTCGAATGTTTTATGGTATGGCCAGAGATGGATTACTACCGAAGCAATTTTCCTATCTACACCCTAGATTTAGAACGCCAATGGTAAGCATTATAGCTGTATTCCTTCTCTTTGCCTTGCCACTTTTCTTATTAAAAATGACACCGGAAATGTTTAACATATTAATCTTATCGGCATGTATTACTTGGATCATTTCATATATGATTGCTCAATTAGATGTCATTATTTTAAGAAAACGTTATGCAAATATAGAGCGTCCTTTTAAATCACCATTCTACCCATATACACAAATTATTGGCATTTTAGCATGTGTGTATTTAATCATTACGATCCATCCTGAAACAGCAGTGAAGATGCAAATTTACGGGCTGGCAGGTAGCTTCTTTATTGGAATTTGCATATATGCTTTCCTTTGGCTTAAATTTAAAAATCAACCTCTATTTCAACCCGTTGCTTTATCTGAGAAACGAATTATGATGGATCTCGAAGAAGACAAAGAAGATTATATTCCAGCAAGAAAGGCAGAATAA
- a CDS encoding YwnF family protein, with translation MKLTNIELPNFAKKEVEKLHEVISPFVKKASRYVFWSFPLITLSIFNILSMLFGNGLNETMISSLVVYAIIGAIGMALSKEAKLQQAEIQKVSMDYIIERIKKSEIATDRVKEKYISLVKENPLQTLNHFVNFLEVENRVMN, from the coding sequence TTGAAACTTACCAACATAGAATTGCCGAATTTTGCAAAGAAAGAGGTTGAGAAATTACATGAAGTCATCTCTCCGTTTGTAAAAAAAGCTTCCCGGTATGTTTTCTGGTCCTTTCCTTTAATCACTTTATCCATTTTTAATATCCTATCTATGTTATTTGGAAACGGTTTAAACGAAACAATGATCTCTTCTTTAGTAGTGTATGCGATAATAGGTGCGATAGGCATGGCTCTTTCGAAAGAAGCAAAACTTCAACAGGCAGAGATCCAAAAGGTAAGTATGGACTATATCATTGAACGAATAAAGAAAAGTGAGATTGCAACGGACCGTGTTAAGGAGAAATACATTTCATTAGTAAAAGAAAATCCGTTACAGACTTTGAATCATTTTGTAAACTTTTTAGAAGTAGAGAATAGAGTGATGAATTGA
- a CDS encoding MarR family winged helix-turn-helix transcriptional regulator, with product MHINNEDGELLPEEVDTISQLTKLPLNSLNLDAIAVVTNIYRVAQGLRNKMEQEVLSEYGLSWTSFSILYDLWIGGSLETKKLAESAGVSKATISNITNTLEKKDLCYRKVDHRDRRNTFVLLTDKGKQVIEELYPRFHSGEVDIVSSLDVTEKKILATLLRRVIRENEF from the coding sequence ATTCATATAAATAATGAAGATGGAGAATTGCTTCCTGAAGAGGTTGATACAATTAGTCAACTAACGAAACTACCATTGAATTCACTCAATTTAGATGCAATTGCTGTTGTGACAAATATATATCGGGTAGCTCAGGGGTTAAGAAATAAAATGGAACAAGAAGTTCTTTCTGAATACGGACTATCTTGGACTTCATTTTCGATTCTATATGATTTATGGATTGGTGGCTCTCTTGAAACAAAAAAACTAGCTGAATCAGCGGGAGTTTCAAAAGCGACAATAAGTAATATCACAAACACATTAGAGAAAAAGGACCTTTGTTATCGAAAAGTTGATCACAGAGATCGAAGAAATACCTTTGTTTTACTCACTGATAAGGGAAAGCAAGTCATTGAGGAGCTCTATCCCCGTTTTCATTCGGGAGAGGTTGATATTGTTTCGAGTCTTGATGTAACAGAGAAAAAAATACTGGCTACGTTACTAAGAAGAGTCATTAGGGAAAATGAATTTTAA
- the tyrS gene encoding tyrosine--tRNA ligase, giving the protein MSESNKKLTEEQLQEVKRQLTIYSQGVQEIIPTEELEAKIAKSVYENRPLKIKLGLDPSAPDVHLGHTVVLNKMRQFQENGHVIQLIIGDFTGKIGDPTGKSVARKQLTDEEVKHNAKTYFEQFAKVIDMDKVELHYNSKWLSQLNFEDVIQLAGKITVARLLERDDFEERIAFNKPISLHEFFYPLMQGYDSVMLECDIELGGTDQHFNILMGRHFQEKYGKEKQVALLIPLLEGLDGVEKMSKSKKNYIGIDESPQEMYGKAMSIPDELMSKYFELVTDFTPDKVKTIKGDLKSDILHPRDAKMLLAKTIVRMYHGKAEAEKAEEHFVTVFQKGTMPDEIPVVTWKGQDELSILDLVVKLELLSSKSEVRRMINNNGIKLNGEKVEDPQMEVLITDELVVQVGKRKFIKIKK; this is encoded by the coding sequence ATGAGTGAATCAAATAAGAAGTTAACTGAAGAACAATTACAAGAAGTAAAGAGGCAGCTTACTATATACTCTCAAGGCGTACAAGAAATTATTCCAACTGAAGAGCTAGAAGCAAAAATAGCAAAATCAGTATATGAAAATCGCCCACTTAAGATAAAACTAGGATTGGACCCTTCAGCACCGGATGTTCATCTTGGTCATACGGTTGTTCTTAACAAGATGAGACAGTTCCAAGAAAATGGTCATGTTATTCAGCTAATTATTGGTGACTTTACTGGAAAAATAGGTGACCCGACAGGAAAGTCAGTAGCAAGAAAACAGCTAACAGATGAAGAAGTAAAACATAATGCTAAAACATACTTTGAGCAGTTTGCAAAAGTGATTGATATGGACAAAGTTGAATTACACTATAACTCTAAATGGTTATCTCAGCTTAATTTTGAAGATGTTATCCAACTAGCAGGAAAAATAACAGTAGCCAGGCTTTTAGAAAGAGATGATTTTGAGGAAAGAATCGCTTTTAATAAGCCGATTTCTCTTCACGAATTCTTCTACCCATTAATGCAAGGCTACGATTCAGTGATGTTGGAATGTGATATTGAGTTAGGTGGAACAGACCAGCATTTTAATATTCTAATGGGCAGACATTTCCAAGAAAAGTACGGAAAAGAAAAGCAAGTTGCATTATTAATACCGTTATTAGAAGGTCTTGATGGTGTGGAGAAAATGTCTAAATCGAAGAAGAATTACATTGGAATTGATGAAAGTCCTCAAGAAATGTACGGAAAAGCAATGTCAATTCCAGATGAATTGATGAGTAAATACTTTGAATTAGTAACTGATTTTACACCAGATAAAGTAAAAACAATAAAAGGAGATTTAAAAAGTGACATACTTCATCCTAGAGATGCAAAAATGTTACTTGCTAAAACGATTGTGAGAATGTACCACGGAAAAGCTGAAGCAGAAAAGGCAGAGGAACATTTTGTTACTGTTTTTCAGAAAGGAACAATGCCTGATGAAATTCCTGTTGTAACTTGGAAGGGACAGGATGAGCTATCGATTTTAGATCTAGTTGTTAAGTTAGAACTACTAAGTTCAAAGAGTGAAGTACGAAGAATGATTAACAATAATGGTATTAAATTAAATGGAGAAAAGGTAGAAGATCCACAAATGGAAGTTTTAATCACAGACGAATTAGTTGTTCAGGTGGGGAAACGTAAATTTATTAAGATAAAGAAGTAA
- a CDS encoding helix-turn-helix domain-containing protein, with product MITGSYFFNPIQPEMEPHCPIYMESKPKCTMSQDVSLYYQFKTDENSSGELSVIPDGCIDLLFSCDPSDPFAIIATSPEERCFYQFKPNIVHFGVRLYPEQTSIMFKCSIKEIIQQKQIPLFDVLDGYYSLFEDFYTCTTFNERIVWFKNFLKKQPLQADFNQNIIHFCLNKIYETEGLVHIKQLSSETGYSSRYIQKKFEDQIGFSPKQFSQIVRLQYTVNKLLNMPHRLNDIIDSQGYYDEAHFYKGFKKYMTVTPKQYRLIFN from the coding sequence ATGATAACAGGGAGTTATTTTTTCAATCCGATCCAACCTGAAATGGAGCCTCATTGTCCAATTTATATGGAATCCAAACCAAAATGTACAATGAGTCAGGATGTATCCTTATACTATCAATTCAAAACAGACGAAAACTCATCTGGAGAATTATCTGTTATTCCAGACGGCTGTATTGATTTACTATTTTCCTGCGACCCTTCTGACCCGTTTGCCATTATTGCCACTAGCCCAGAAGAACGGTGTTTCTATCAATTTAAACCAAACATTGTCCATTTCGGAGTGAGATTATATCCAGAGCAAACCAGCATTATGTTTAAATGTTCCATTAAAGAAATCATCCAACAAAAACAGATACCCCTATTTGATGTGCTAGATGGATATTATTCTTTATTTGAAGATTTCTATACTTGCACTACATTCAATGAACGAATAGTATGGTTCAAAAATTTTCTGAAAAAACAACCACTTCAAGCTGACTTCAATCAAAACATTATCCATTTTTGCTTAAACAAAATTTATGAGACAGAGGGATTAGTCCATATTAAACAACTATCCTCAGAAACTGGATATTCCTCTCGATATATCCAAAAGAAATTCGAAGACCAAATTGGATTTTCTCCTAAGCAATTCAGTCAAATTGTAAGATTACAATATACAGTAAATAAGCTACTAAATATGCCTCATCGTCTTAACGACATTATCGATAGTCAAGGCTACTATGATGAAGCACATTTTTATAAGGGGTTCAAAAAATATATGACTGTTACCCCAAAGCAATATAGATTAATTTTCAACTAA
- a CDS encoding primary-amine oxidase produces MQVNEQIINAVKHPLEPLTADEINIAVKTLITEKNLSEQVRFSTVVLNEPAKDIVLSFAAGDPIEREAFIIVLDNETEKTYEAVVSVTKEAVISWTYVPGVQPAVMLDEFEECEQVVKNYPEFQEALLKRGITDVNLVMVDPWSAGYYGIKEDEGKRLARAICWVRKFSNDNGYAYPLTGIVVYVDLNRMEVHRFEDHGVRPIPPTDANYTPETSDSIQVREDLKPLEIIQPEGPSFEVDGHNIKWQKWNIRFGFTPREGLVLHTVGYEDKGKIRPILYRAALSEMVVPYGEGTFSHNTQNAFDCGEYGLGQLANPLTLGCDCLGEIRYFDAVMTDSRGNVRTIPNAVCLHEEDYGVAWKHTDWRTDQVEVRRSRRLVLSFFCTVGNYDYGFYWSFYQEGTIENEVKLTGMLNTGTYDESGKSKYGTEIAPQLNATYHQHFFNYRLDTMLDGIKNSVVEVSTLPESEGAHNPNNNAFYIDVKTLKTEQEAQRTIDLASQRTWKIINPNSLNAVGTPVGYKIQVGENCLPFASDKSSVMKRAGFLKNHLYVTQYDKDEMYAAGNYPNQHKGGDGLPKYAAANRNIENEDIVVWYTMGHHHITRPEDWPVMPTAYINFQLKPVGFFDRNPALDLPRPKAKTSACHSNNGGSSCH; encoded by the coding sequence ATGCAAGTCAATGAACAAATCATTAATGCAGTAAAACATCCTTTAGAACCTCTAACAGCTGATGAGATTAATATTGCTGTTAAAACTTTAATAACGGAGAAAAATTTAAGTGAGCAAGTAAGATTTTCTACAGTTGTGTTAAATGAGCCAGCAAAGGATATTGTGCTTAGCTTTGCAGCGGGTGATCCGATTGAACGGGAAGCCTTTATCATTGTTTTAGACAATGAAACGGAGAAAACGTATGAAGCGGTTGTTTCCGTAACGAAGGAGGCGGTTATTAGTTGGACATATGTTCCTGGAGTTCAACCTGCTGTTATGTTAGATGAATTTGAAGAGTGTGAACAGGTTGTGAAAAACTATCCTGAATTCCAAGAAGCATTACTGAAAAGAGGAATTACGGATGTTAATTTAGTAATGGTTGACCCTTGGTCTGCTGGTTATTACGGAATTAAAGAAGATGAAGGCAAGCGGTTGGCTCGAGCAATTTGCTGGGTACGAAAATTCTCTAATGACAATGGCTATGCGTATCCTTTAACAGGAATTGTCGTTTATGTTGATCTTAATAGAATGGAGGTTCATCGATTTGAAGACCATGGTGTTCGGCCGATTCCACCAACGGATGCAAATTATACACCAGAAACATCAGATAGCATTCAGGTAAGGGAAGATTTAAAGCCGTTAGAGATTATTCAACCTGAAGGGCCAAGCTTTGAAGTAGATGGTCATAATATTAAGTGGCAAAAATGGAATATTCGTTTTGGATTTACACCAAGAGAAGGGTTAGTGCTTCATACCGTTGGATATGAAGATAAAGGAAAAATTCGTCCAATATTATACCGCGCAGCTCTATCGGAAATGGTTGTCCCATATGGTGAAGGAACTTTTTCTCATAATACACAAAATGCTTTTGATTGCGGTGAATATGGTTTAGGACAGCTGGCAAACCCGTTAACATTAGGATGTGATTGTTTAGGAGAGATTCGCTATTTTGATGCAGTAATGACAGACAGCAGAGGGAATGTTCGTACCATCCCAAATGCTGTATGTCTGCACGAAGAGGATTATGGGGTAGCTTGGAAACATACTGATTGGCGCACAGACCAAGTGGAAGTACGTCGCTCTAGACGATTAGTTCTATCATTCTTCTGTACAGTAGGGAATTACGATTATGGATTTTATTGGAGTTTCTATCAAGAAGGAACGATAGAGAACGAAGTAAAGCTTACTGGCATGTTAAATACAGGAACATATGATGAGAGCGGAAAATCGAAGTATGGTACGGAGATCGCTCCACAGTTAAACGCAACATATCATCAACACTTTTTTAATTATCGATTAGACACGATGTTAGATGGAATAAAGAATTCAGTAGTGGAAGTGAGTACCCTACCAGAGTCAGAAGGTGCTCATAATCCGAATAACAATGCCTTCTATATTGATGTGAAAACGTTAAAAACGGAACAAGAAGCTCAGCGTACCATTGATTTAGCATCTCAACGTACATGGAAGATTATTAATCCCAATTCTTTGAATGCTGTTGGCACCCCTGTTGGCTACAAAATTCAAGTTGGTGAAAACTGTCTGCCATTTGCAAGCGATAAATCAAGCGTAATGAAACGGGCTGGCTTTTTGAAAAATCATTTATATGTTACTCAGTACGATAAAGATGAAATGTATGCAGCCGGTAACTATCCAAACCAACATAAGGGAGGAGATGGATTACCAAAATATGCTGCAGCAAATCGGAATATTGAAAACGAAGATATTGTTGTTTGGTATACAATGGGGCATCATCACATTACAAGACCAGAGGATTGGCCAGTTATGCCAACTGCATATATCAATTTCCAATTGAAACCAGTGGGCTTCTTTGATCGAAATCCAGCATTAGACTTACCTCGTCCAAAAGCAAAAACATCAGCTTGTCATTCAAATAATGGTGGTTCTAGTTGTCACTAA
- a CDS encoding LysR family transcriptional regulator, with protein MNERDWHILKVLYEKKNITKTAQSLFISQPSLTKRIQQIEKEFDLAIISRGTKGIQFTPQGEFLAKCADEMLMRIRHIKESVQNMDQEVSGTLRLGVSNYTTRHKLPKLLKLFREQFPDVNYKVTTGWSREVFNLVYNGDVHVGIVRGDYHWSESKQLLFEENICIVSKEKIELEDLPSLPRIEYETDTALKAIIDNWWTGNFSVPPFIGMEVDKADTCKEMVLNGLGYGILPSVLVEDQPNTYQIHLKNEKGETLKRKTWMFYHNESLELKVVKEFVEFVGKLDFKHDI; from the coding sequence ATGAATGAACGCGATTGGCATATTTTAAAGGTTCTTTATGAGAAAAAAAACATTACAAAAACAGCACAAAGTTTATTTATATCACAGCCTTCATTAACAAAAAGAATTCAACAAATAGAAAAAGAGTTCGATTTAGCAATTATTAGTCGCGGTACAAAGGGTATACAGTTTACACCTCAAGGAGAATTTTTAGCAAAATGTGCTGATGAAATGCTTATGCGTATTCGTCACATTAAAGAATCTGTTCAAAATATGGATCAAGAGGTCAGTGGTACTTTGAGGTTAGGGGTTTCGAATTATACGACGAGACATAAGCTACCAAAACTTTTAAAGCTTTTTCGTGAACAATTTCCAGATGTAAACTATAAAGTTACAACGGGGTGGAGTCGGGAAGTCTTCAATTTAGTTTATAACGGTGATGTACATGTTGGTATTGTTCGTGGAGACTATCATTGGTCAGAATCTAAACAGCTTCTTTTTGAGGAAAATATATGTATCGTATCTAAAGAGAAAATTGAGCTTGAGGACTTGCCATCATTGCCAAGAATAGAGTATGAGACAGATACTGCATTGAAGGCGATTATTGACAATTGGTGGACTGGTAATTTTTCAGTACCTCCTTTCATTGGGATGGAAGTAGATAAGGCTGATACATGCAAAGAAATGGTACTAAACGGTTTAGGATATGGCATCCTCCCAAGTGTACTAGTTGAAGATCAGCCAAATACATATCAAATTCATTTGAAAAACGAAAAAGGAGAGACTCTTAAAAGGAAAACATGGATGTTTTATCACAATGAGTCTCTTGAATTGAAGGTTGTTAAAGAGTTTGTTGAATTTGTTGGGAAATTAGATTTTAAACATGATATTTAA
- a CDS encoding MFS transporter, translating to MPQKESGKVLDDQTDSIHSSEKRKMLYKRTLLVVSISQIFGGAGLAAGITVGALLAEQMLGTEAFAGLPSALLTLGSAGAALFVGRLSQAFGRRIGLTAGFLIGGLGAIGVIMAAIINSVFLLFTSLLVYGAGSATNLQARYAGTDLANRKQRATAISTTMVFTTFGAVAGPNLVNVMGKFALSIGVPSLAGPFILAGAAYILAGVVLLIMLRPDPLLIARTIEASNLDSSDKGRYATAENTENKRGIFVGATIMVLTQIVMVALMTMTPVHMRDHGHSLGAVGLVIGFHIGAMYLPSLFTGILVDKLGRTAMAIASGATLLLAGLIGAFAPGDSMVLLVVSLSLLGLGWNFGLISGTALIVDSTKASTRAKTQGTVDVLIALSGAAGGALSGMVVAGSSYLTLSLVGGFLSLLLIPVVIWSRRGENNKAI from the coding sequence ATGCCACAGAAAGAAAGTGGAAAGGTGTTAGACGACCAAACAGACTCGATACATTCTTCAGAAAAACGAAAAATGTTATACAAGCGGACATTACTCGTTGTAAGTATTTCACAAATTTTTGGTGGTGCAGGGTTAGCTGCTGGAATTACTGTGGGGGCCCTTCTTGCCGAGCAAATGCTCGGTACTGAAGCGTTCGCTGGGCTTCCTTCAGCATTACTTACTTTAGGGTCAGCAGGAGCAGCTTTATTTGTTGGGAGACTTTCACAGGCGTTTGGACGTCGAATCGGTCTGACAGCTGGGTTTTTAATTGGTGGACTCGGAGCGATAGGAGTCATAATGGCTGCAATCATAAATAGTGTTTTTCTTTTATTTACTTCCCTTCTTGTGTATGGTGCGGGATCAGCAACGAATTTACAAGCTCGTTACGCAGGGACTGACTTAGCGAATCGTAAACAGAGAGCAACTGCTATTAGTACGACAATGGTTTTTACGACATTTGGTGCAGTTGCAGGTCCAAACCTAGTAAATGTGATGGGGAAATTTGCCCTTTCTATTGGCGTGCCATCACTTGCAGGTCCTTTCATTTTAGCAGGAGCAGCATACATCTTAGCTGGTGTTGTCCTTTTGATCATGCTTCGTCCTGATCCATTACTTATAGCAAGAACGATTGAAGCGTCCAACTTAGATTCTAGTGATAAAGGAAGGTATGCAACTGCTGAAAATACAGAAAACAAAAGAGGCATATTTGTTGGAGCAACGATTATGGTGCTTACTCAAATTGTTATGGTTGCTCTTATGACAATGACTCCAGTTCATATGAGAGATCATGGACACAGCTTGGGTGCAGTGGGTCTTGTCATTGGGTTTCATATAGGTGCGATGTATCTCCCTTCTTTGTTTACTGGTATCCTTGTTGATAAGTTGGGTCGTACTGCGATGGCTATTGCCTCTGGCGCAACGTTACTTTTAGCAGGTTTAATCGGAGCATTTGCACCAGGAGATTCTATGGTTCTTTTAGTAGTCTCTCTTTCTTTACTTGGATTAGGATGGAATTTTGGGTTGATAAGTGGAACTGCCCTTATTGTTGATTCAACTAAAGCTTCCACAAGAGCTAAAACTCAAGGTACAGTTGACGTTTTAATTGCGTTATCAGGAGCAGCTGGCGGAGCATTGTCTGGAATGGTTGTGGCTGGTTCTAGTTATCTAACGCTGTCATTAGTTGGAGGGTTTTTATCTTTATTACTGATTCCAGTGGTGATATGGTCACGAAGGGGTGAAAATAATAAGGCTATTTAA